In Mongoliitalea daihaiensis, one DNA window encodes the following:
- a CDS encoding energy transducer TonB, whose amino-acid sequence MKATALIFALALSVSFNSFSQTESLLASNKSSSTNEVKFRDMELPGFIGGQEAMSTFLASQMIYPELALKQGLEGTVFVNFRISKDGKIINPYVSKGVHPNLDKEALRLVSTMPNWIPAQQNGEPREVPYQLPIRFELRN is encoded by the coding sequence ATGAAAGCAACAGCACTCATTTTCGCATTGGCTTTATCTGTAAGCTTTAATAGTTTTTCACAAACTGAAAGTCTACTTGCTTCTAATAAGTCATCTTCCACCAACGAAGTAAAATTCCGGGATATGGAGCTACCCGGTTTCATAGGTGGACAAGAGGCTATGTCTACATTTTTAGCTTCCCAAATGATTTATCCTGAATTGGCATTAAAGCAAGGTTTAGAGGGCACGGTGTTCGTAAACTTTAGAATTTCAAAAGATGGAAAAATAATCAATCCGTATGTATCAAAAGGAGTACACCCTAATTTGGATAAAGAAGCTCTAAGACTTGTAAGCACTATGCCTAATTGGATTCCAGCCCAACAAAATGGGGAACCAAGAGAAGTCCCTTATCAGCTCCCAATCCGATTTGAACTTAGAAATTAA
- a CDS encoding LytR/AlgR family response regulator transcription factor, which produces MNKIKILIVEDELVIAEDLKDTLEDLGYEVVGIAISCREAMAMIEERSPDLALLDVQIKGGKDGIELAAEINEHYRIPFLMLTSHADIHTINRAKAVNPYGYLVKPFNEKEILAGIELAMSNFAKKQVKNGNQEGEEEFVLKDSLFVRANGMLVKIKLQDIIYLEADANYTIVNTRNKKFVIRATLKELDSKLDSHRFARIHKSFLVNLEEIDGIQADSIHLAGKEIPISRSQYSWLLHQIKLL; this is translated from the coding sequence TTGAATAAGATAAAAATACTGATAGTTGAAGATGAGCTGGTCATTGCTGAAGATCTGAAAGATACCTTAGAAGATTTGGGCTATGAAGTTGTTGGTATAGCTATTAGCTGTAGAGAGGCTATGGCTATGATTGAGGAAAGGTCTCCTGATTTGGCATTATTGGATGTTCAGATTAAAGGAGGAAAAGATGGAATTGAATTGGCAGCTGAAATTAATGAACACTACCGGATACCCTTCCTTATGTTGACATCCCATGCTGATATTCATACGATCAACAGGGCTAAAGCTGTAAATCCCTATGGGTATTTAGTGAAACCTTTTAATGAGAAAGAGATTTTGGCTGGGATAGAATTGGCCATGTCGAATTTTGCCAAAAAGCAGGTCAAAAATGGAAATCAAGAAGGGGAAGAAGAGTTTGTTTTAAAGGATAGTTTGTTTGTACGGGCCAACGGTATGCTTGTAAAAATCAAATTGCAAGATATTATTTATTTGGAGGCTGATGCAAATTATACCATAGTGAATACCAGAAATAAAAAATTTGTTATCCGTGCAACTTTAAAGGAGCTAGATAGCAAGCTAGACTCCCATCGGTTTGCCCGAATTCATAAGTCTTTTTTGGTCAATCTAGAGGAAATTGATGGGATTCAAGCTGATTCAATTCATCTTGCAGGAAAGGAGATTCCAATTAGCAGGAGTCAGTATAGTTGGTTGTTGCATCAAATCAAACTTCTCTGA
- a CDS encoding histidine kinase dimerization/phosphoacceptor domain -containing protein, with protein sequence MRKFSFFLFLSLTLTVCHRTYSQQNAWVMDSLATYEKSFWSFVAKNDSKKAREVLAIIEAKGSESLDPEFFEFYEKTVSQKTKVNNPLLMAHLYRGLGTLEFFRGNIRGSKDAFKSAKVFYGEANEPKNVSGMAMNIGIMHEKGGDYDSAVLNYMEALPIFMREKDTLSLASVYENIGLAFYRQSLFDSALSNFLKTETYLKSMLDSMETRWVGFYINKYLAFKELNKQEEGMQMLLKAVKIAEASNDQKLMAKSFMRLAEVYDFRREPQKQYATLLQVKSFLQASPHLMELANLQSELAIYHYSEGDLDSAVYYVNRSLPFFEANGFSEELGASYGTLGNVEFKKENYKEAIQYFEKALKFNENQRNQHKAGWFFNIGYAYNKLGVVDKALEHMNKSLEIRKEINDMAGIRDSYQGLAEVSQRKGDFNNAFQYLTLYQVYKDSVFNETKNRQIAELETQYETSKKDQAIAVLEQEKEIQSLLAQKQQTQISLTLFGLVVLLTIAGVFYRQARLRKKYNQALEIKNKEIEKQNAERELLLKEIHHRVKNNLQIISSLLSMQTRTMKDDKMKDAMKESQSRVKTMALIHEKLYQYENLSKINMQEYMQQLSDFLTQTYRSDKQIEVKIDAEEISLDMDMAIPLGLITNELLSNALKYAFEEKDFGEIHIVFSEKEPGQYSLFIKDTGKGLDENLDIDQTKSLGLKLVRTLTRQINGQLTIVSHPGASFEISFSEERIAA encoded by the coding sequence ATGAGAAAATTTTCTTTTTTCCTATTTCTTTCTTTGACATTGACTGTGTGCCATAGGACTTATTCGCAACAGAATGCATGGGTAATGGATTCATTGGCTACTTATGAAAAATCTTTTTGGTCCTTTGTAGCAAAAAATGATTCAAAAAAGGCGAGAGAGGTTCTTGCTATCATTGAAGCTAAAGGAAGTGAAAGTCTCGATCCTGAGTTTTTTGAGTTTTATGAGAAGACAGTGTCCCAAAAGACCAAGGTGAATAATCCATTATTGATGGCACACCTTTATCGGGGGCTAGGCACTCTTGAGTTTTTTAGAGGTAATATCAGGGGATCAAAAGATGCTTTCAAATCAGCTAAAGTATTTTATGGCGAAGCGAATGAGCCCAAAAATGTGTCTGGTATGGCTATGAATATTGGTATCATGCATGAAAAAGGGGGGGATTACGATTCAGCAGTGCTTAATTATATGGAGGCCCTACCGATTTTTATGAGAGAGAAGGATACTCTTTCTCTTGCTAGTGTGTATGAAAATATAGGTTTAGCTTTTTACCGACAATCCTTGTTTGATTCGGCTTTGAGCAATTTTTTGAAAACAGAAACTTACTTAAAAAGTATGTTGGATTCAATGGAGACCCGTTGGGTAGGTTTTTACATCAACAAATACTTAGCATTCAAAGAATTGAACAAGCAGGAAGAGGGGATGCAGATGTTATTGAAGGCAGTGAAAATTGCTGAGGCTAGTAATGATCAAAAACTCATGGCAAAATCCTTTATGCGTTTGGCAGAGGTATATGATTTCAGAAGAGAACCCCAAAAACAATATGCCACACTTTTACAGGTTAAGAGCTTTTTGCAGGCTAGTCCTCATTTAATGGAATTGGCTAATTTACAAAGTGAACTTGCCATCTATCATTATTCAGAGGGGGATCTGGATTCGGCAGTGTATTATGTGAACAGGTCTTTGCCCTTTTTCGAGGCTAATGGTTTCAGTGAAGAGTTGGGAGCCTCCTATGGTACATTGGGTAACGTAGAGTTTAAAAAGGAAAACTATAAGGAGGCCATCCAATACTTCGAAAAAGCCCTTAAATTCAATGAAAATCAAAGAAATCAACATAAAGCTGGCTGGTTTTTTAACATAGGATATGCTTACAATAAGTTGGGTGTTGTGGATAAAGCTTTAGAGCACATGAATAAGTCATTGGAAATAAGAAAAGAAATTAATGACATGGCAGGGATTCGTGATTCCTATCAAGGATTGGCCGAGGTTTCTCAAAGAAAGGGTGATTTTAATAATGCTTTTCAATACCTTACCTTATATCAAGTCTACAAAGACTCTGTCTTTAATGAAACTAAAAACCGTCAAATCGCTGAGTTGGAGACTCAATATGAGACGAGTAAAAAAGATCAGGCTATTGCAGTACTTGAACAAGAAAAAGAAATTCAATCCCTTTTGGCACAAAAGCAGCAGACGCAGATTAGCCTTACACTTTTTGGTTTGGTGGTACTCTTGACAATAGCAGGTGTATTTTATAGGCAAGCTCGCTTACGTAAAAAATATAATCAAGCATTGGAAATCAAAAACAAAGAAATTGAGAAACAGAATGCTGAACGTGAATTGCTTCTCAAGGAGATCCATCATCGAGTTAAAAACAACCTTCAAATTATCTCCAGCCTCTTGAGTATGCAGACTCGCACAATGAAAGATGATAAAATGAAAGATGCGATGAAGGAAAGCCAAAGTCGTGTGAAAACGATGGCATTGATCCATGAAAAGCTATATCAATATGAAAATCTTTCAAAAATTAACATGCAGGAGTATATGCAGCAGTTGAGTGATTTTTTGACGCAGACTTACAGATCTGATAAGCAAATTGAAGTCAAAATTGATGCGGAAGAAATAAGTTTAGATATGGATATGGCCATTCCTCTAGGCTTGATTACGAATGAACTTTTATCTAATGCGCTGAAGTATGCATTTGAGGAGAAGGATTTTGGAGAGATTCATATTGTTTTTTCAGAAAAAGAACCAGGGCAGTATAGCCTATTTATCAAGGATACTGGGAAAGGGCTGGATGAAAACTTGGATATTGATCAAACAAAATCTTTAGGATTAAAGCTTGTGAGGACACTCACGCGCCAAATTAATGGGCAGTTGACCATTGTTTCTCATCCTGGGGCTAGTTTTGAGATTTCTTTTTCTGAGGAGCGTATTGCTGCTTAA
- a CDS encoding putative signal transducing protein, which produces MGNWKKIFADGSPVRAEIVKSILEERGITAVILNKKETAYQIHGHYEVMVAEQNQEEALTIVQHEITF; this is translated from the coding sequence ATGGGTAATTGGAAAAAAATATTTGCAGATGGATCTCCTGTTAGGGCTGAAATAGTTAAAAGTATTTTAGAGGAACGGGGAATTACTGCTGTCATATTGAATAAAAAAGAAACAGCCTACCAGATTCATGGACACTATGAAGTAATGGTAGCTGAGCAAAATCAGGAAGAGGCTCTAACTATTGTGCAGCATGAGATCACCTTTTAG
- a CDS encoding phosphatidylserine decarboxylase family protein produces MTIHKEGRSLLFWMLIILTALNYGLYQWIPEQDLILNLVLLVSIALYLIVLQFFRNPFVTLPNEDDLVYAPAEGKVVVIEETIEDEYLKDRRKQVSIFMSPFNVHVNRSPITGIVEFFKYHPGKYLVAWHPKSSTENERTTMVIRHANGVKLVVRQIAGALARRIKWYVKDGSVLPQGGEYGFIKFGSRVDIYLPLDAEILVTMNQKTKGGKTPIARLKK; encoded by the coding sequence ATGACCATACATAAAGAAGGCAGATCATTGCTGTTTTGGATGTTAATAATCTTAACAGCTCTCAATTATGGATTGTATCAATGGATACCTGAACAAGACCTAATTTTGAATCTGGTATTACTAGTAAGTATTGCCTTATACTTAATTGTGCTTCAATTCTTCAGAAACCCTTTCGTAACATTACCTAATGAAGATGATTTGGTCTATGCCCCCGCTGAAGGTAAAGTGGTGGTGATTGAAGAAACAATCGAAGATGAGTACCTAAAAGATCGAAGAAAACAAGTTTCAATCTTCATGTCTCCCTTCAATGTCCATGTCAACAGATCTCCTATTACTGGAATAGTGGAATTTTTTAAATATCATCCAGGTAAATATTTGGTTGCCTGGCATCCAAAATCCAGCACTGAAAATGAACGCACAACAATGGTCATCCGCCATGCAAATGGTGTTAAGTTAGTGGTCCGTCAGATTGCAGGTGCTTTGGCTCGTAGAATCAAATGGTATGTCAAAGATGGTTCTGTACTACCACAAGGCGGAGAATATGGATTTATTAAGTTTGGTTCAAGAGTAGATATTTATTTACCATTAGACGCCGAAATCTTAGTAACCATGAACCAAAAAACCAAAGGAGGAAAAACTCCTATTGCGCGCTTAAAGAAGTAA
- a CDS encoding Glu/Leu/Phe/Val family dehydrogenase, giving the protein MAYIEPAPIKDKENPLESMMERFNIAAEKLGLSDEVYNVLKNPAKQVIVSLPITMDNGKIEVFEGIRVIHSNILGPAKGGIRFSPDVHIDEVKALAAWMTWKCAVVDIPYGGGKGGVRCNPREMSKGEIERLMRAYTTAMIDVFGPDKDIPAPDMGTGPREMAWLMDEYSKSHGMTVNAVVTGKPLVLGGSLGRTEATGRGVMVSTLAAMQKLKINPFSATCAVQGFGNVGSWASLLLEERGLKIVAISDISGAYHNENGINIVEAIAYRDGNNGTLEGFKGAEKMADPMELLELPVDVLVPAAVEDVITIKNVDKIKAKLIVEGANGPTSAKADAIINEKGIMAVPDILANAGGVTVSYFEWVQNRLGYKWTAERVNRRSDRIMKDAFDHVYEASIKYNVPMRIAAYIVAIDKVAKTYTFRGGF; this is encoded by the coding sequence ATGGCTTACATTGAACCAGCTCCGATTAAGGATAAAGAAAATCCTTTGGAGTCAATGATGGAAAGATTTAACATTGCAGCAGAAAAATTGGGCCTTTCTGATGAGGTCTACAATGTGCTGAAAAATCCTGCCAAACAAGTGATTGTTTCACTTCCCATTACCATGGATAATGGTAAAATTGAAGTTTTTGAGGGAATCCGGGTAATCCATTCAAACATTCTTGGACCTGCAAAAGGTGGGATCCGATTTTCACCGGATGTTCACATAGACGAGGTCAAAGCCCTAGCTGCTTGGATGACTTGGAAATGTGCCGTGGTGGATATTCCTTACGGTGGTGGTAAAGGTGGTGTTCGTTGTAATCCAAGAGAGATGTCTAAAGGTGAAATCGAACGTTTGATGAGAGCTTATACCACTGCAATGATCGATGTCTTCGGTCCAGACAAGGACATTCCGGCACCGGATATGGGTACCGGACCAAGAGAAATGGCTTGGTTAATGGATGAATACTCCAAGTCACATGGTATGACTGTGAATGCTGTTGTAACTGGCAAGCCACTTGTTCTGGGAGGATCACTTGGACGTACAGAAGCAACTGGACGTGGCGTAATGGTCAGCACTTTGGCAGCCATGCAAAAATTAAAAATCAATCCTTTCTCTGCTACTTGTGCAGTTCAAGGTTTTGGTAATGTAGGTTCTTGGGCATCTTTACTTCTAGAGGAAAGGGGCTTAAAAATCGTTGCTATCTCAGATATTTCAGGTGCATATCACAACGAAAATGGAATTAATATCGTAGAAGCTATTGCTTACAGAGATGGTAACAACGGAACCTTAGAAGGCTTCAAAGGAGCAGAAAAGATGGCTGACCCTATGGAGTTGCTTGAACTACCAGTAGATGTCCTAGTACCAGCAGCTGTAGAAGATGTGATCACCATCAAAAATGTTGACAAAATCAAGGCAAAATTAATCGTAGAAGGCGCTAACGGTCCAACCTCTGCAAAAGCAGATGCCATCATCAACGAAAAAGGAATCATGGCCGTTCCAGATATCTTGGCTAATGCAGGTGGTGTGACAGTTTCTTATTTCGAGTGGGTACAAAATAGATTAGGTTACAAATGGACAGCAGAACGAGTTAACAGACGTTCTGACCGAATCATGAAAGATGCATTTGATCATGTGTATGAAGCCTCTATTAAATACAATGTTCCCATGCGAATCGCGGCCTACATTGTGGCCATAGACAAAGTAGCGAAGACCTATACCTTCCGAGGTGGCTTCTAA
- a CDS encoding phosphatidate cytidylyltransferase produces MRSPFRMRDRFNINNYSNLGQRVITALLGATVIIAGAIYSPWIYFVTFGLILAFSQMEFYKLSGLDGMLPLKSFGTFLGLLIFSLTFFIEIGHMNDKYYFLIFPLVSLVFFIKLYRKSDKKPFTGVAYTFLGIFYVAVPFALLNVAAFAVDETFHYEIIIGSLLILWASDSGAYFAGTKFGKTKLFERVSPKKSWEGFLGGAGTAYVISYVLGKHFNTLPSWQWLSIATIIIIAGTYGDLIESLFKRSIEIKDSGKTLPGHGGFMDRFDGLLLSAPFIAAFLKIF; encoded by the coding sequence ATGAGATCACCTTTTAGAATGCGGGATCGCTTCAATATTAATAATTACAGTAATCTTGGCCAACGGGTCATTACTGCTTTGCTAGGAGCGACCGTTATCATCGCTGGCGCAATTTATAGTCCATGGATATATTTTGTAACCTTCGGACTTATACTTGCATTTTCTCAAATGGAATTTTACAAGCTTTCGGGATTGGACGGGATGCTTCCATTGAAGAGTTTTGGGACCTTTCTCGGGCTGCTCATCTTTTCATTAACTTTTTTTATTGAAATTGGGCATATGAATGATAAATACTACTTCCTGATTTTCCCCCTAGTATCACTGGTTTTTTTCATTAAATTATACAGAAAATCAGATAAAAAACCATTTACAGGAGTTGCTTATACATTTTTAGGCATCTTTTATGTGGCTGTTCCGTTTGCACTCTTAAATGTAGCTGCCTTTGCAGTAGATGAAACCTTTCATTATGAAATCATCATTGGATCCTTATTGATCTTATGGGCATCAGATTCGGGCGCGTACTTTGCAGGGACTAAGTTTGGAAAGACAAAACTCTTCGAAAGAGTATCTCCAAAAAAGTCTTGGGAAGGATTCTTAGGAGGTGCCGGAACTGCCTACGTGATCTCTTATGTATTAGGTAAGCACTTCAACACCTTACCTTCTTGGCAATGGTTGAGCATTGCTACCATCATCATCATCGCAGGCACCTATGGAGACTTGATAGAGTCCCTATTTAAGAGAAGTATAGAGATAAAAGATTCAGGAAAAACATTACCAGGACATGGAGGATTTATGGATCGGTTTGACGGATTGTTATTATCGGCACCATTTATCGCTGCTTTTTTGAAAATCTTTTAA
- a CDS encoding DMT family transporter has protein sequence MTRDILAENALKAWGFLFVLALIWGSSFILIKRGLEVFSPGEVGAFRIVAAGVFLLPLSLPRLKTLNKRQVKNLLIVGLVGSFIPAFLFAKAQTQLSSSLTGVFNAMTPLFVVIIGALFFNSTITKRNTVGLVIAFIGVVLLLMVKDTGFGGFSDINSYALFVLLACCCYGLNLNIIKYRFVELKPVAITAISITMVLPMALIYLFAATDFSFKIIHVEGAWVAAGLISVLGIVGTALALILFNVMVKVATPVFASSVTYLIPIVAIMWGLLDGETLLIGHYIGIAAVIIGVWIGNRR, from the coding sequence ATGACTAGGGATATACTTGCAGAAAATGCCTTGAAGGCTTGGGGATTCCTTTTTGTACTAGCACTTATTTGGGGAAGTTCTTTTATCCTCATCAAACGAGGATTGGAAGTATTTTCTCCGGGGGAGGTAGGAGCATTTAGAATTGTAGCTGCGGGAGTGTTTTTACTCCCTTTGTCTTTGCCCAGATTAAAAACTCTCAATAAGCGGCAGGTAAAAAATCTGTTAATCGTAGGACTGGTTGGTAGCTTCATACCGGCGTTTCTTTTTGCAAAGGCTCAGACCCAACTGAGTTCCTCCCTGACCGGGGTTTTCAACGCCATGACACCTTTATTTGTGGTTATTATCGGAGCACTTTTTTTTAATTCAACCATCACTAAAAGGAATACAGTGGGGCTAGTGATCGCTTTTATTGGTGTAGTCTTGTTACTGATGGTGAAGGATACGGGCTTTGGTGGCTTTTCAGATATCAATAGCTATGCCTTATTTGTACTGCTGGCCTGCTGTTGCTATGGGTTGAATCTCAATATCATCAAATATCGGTTTGTAGAACTAAAACCAGTAGCAATTACAGCAATTTCTATTACCATGGTGCTGCCAATGGCTTTGATTTATTTATTTGCAGCAACGGATTTTTCTTTCAAAATCATCCATGTGGAAGGAGCTTGGGTGGCAGCTGGATTGATTAGTGTTTTGGGGATTGTAGGAACAGCTCTAGCTTTGATTTTATTCAATGTAATGGTGAAAGTAGCAACCCCCGTTTTTGCAAGTTCTGTTACGTATTTGATTCCCATCGTAGCTATTATGTGGGGCTTACTTGATGGGGAGACATTACTTATTGGGCATTACATTGGGATAGCAGCTGTCATTATTGGAGTTTGGATTGGCAATCGACGCTAA
- a CDS encoding CPBP family intramembrane glutamic endopeptidase, with protein sequence MQIYKTQSSIATRSNWILSLVVLILITFGVMAVLQSAAVFLVPVIFNIPLDETIAIFTSGSSHPKARMAFLFVQGFGGGFAFLAGGLLYAKLIDQADFFWKQQVQATEFKSLILMVLILTTGIVFNAVLIDWNASVVFPEFLADIEQYLRQKENQLMELTKFLTDFDSISEVLAGILVIGILAGLGEEVFFRGVLQPKLTGYFNNPHVAVWVTAIIFSAIHLQFYGFVPRVFLGAIFGYLYLYSGSLVYPILAHILNNTFTVVMLYLNKLGILEFDLEESGQVPLLTALLGLLGMIFLFRVFKKQHSQETSHG encoded by the coding sequence ATGCAGATTTATAAAACCCAATCATCAATAGCCACTCGATCCAACTGGATTTTATCCTTAGTTGTATTAATTTTGATCACTTTCGGAGTAATGGCTGTCTTACAAAGTGCCGCTGTTTTTTTAGTTCCTGTAATCTTTAACATTCCCCTAGATGAAACCATAGCAATCTTCACCTCGGGATCTTCACATCCAAAAGCCCGTATGGCTTTCTTATTTGTGCAAGGGTTTGGTGGAGGTTTTGCGTTTTTGGCCGGTGGACTCCTCTATGCCAAATTAATAGACCAAGCGGATTTCTTTTGGAAACAACAAGTACAGGCTACTGAGTTCAAAAGCTTGATCTTAATGGTTTTAATTTTAACAACAGGCATTGTATTCAATGCAGTTTTAATTGACTGGAATGCCTCAGTTGTATTCCCTGAATTTTTGGCGGATATAGAGCAATATCTCCGTCAAAAGGAAAATCAACTGATGGAGCTGACCAAGTTTTTAACTGATTTTGACTCGATTTCAGAAGTGTTAGCAGGTATTTTGGTCATCGGTATTTTAGCCGGACTGGGAGAGGAGGTTTTTTTCCGAGGTGTCTTGCAACCTAAATTAACAGGATACTTCAATAATCCTCATGTAGCTGTTTGGGTGACTGCAATCATTTTTTCGGCTATTCATTTACAGTTTTACGGCTTTGTTCCAAGAGTGTTCTTAGGAGCGATTTTCGGTTATTTATACCTGTACTCAGGATCATTGGTCTATCCTATCCTTGCCCACATCTTAAACAATACCTTTACTGTCGTAATGCTATATTTAAATAAATTGGGTATACTAGAGTTTGATTTAGAGGAATCAGGTCAAGTGCCCTTGCTTACGGCTTTATTGGGTCTCCTTGGAATGATTTTTCTATTTCGAGTTTTCAAAAAACAACATTCTCAAGAAACTTCTCATGGGTAA
- the dusB gene encoding tRNA dihydrouridine synthase DusB has protein sequence MVKIGNLEIGEFPLLLAPMEDVSDPPFRAVCKENGADLMYTEFISSEGLIRDAAKSVQKLDIFEYERPIGIQIFGNDIESMREAAAIAEAAGPDILDINYGCPVHKVACKGAGAGILLDIDKMVSMTAEIVKAVKIPVTVKTRLGWSHDTIRIVEVAERLQDVGIQAISIHARTRQQMYKGEADWSYLNQVKANPRLHIPVFGNGDIDSPEKALEYKQKYDVDGMMIGRASIGYPWIFNEIKHYLATGEKLAGPDMEDRIRVTKKHLEFSVKWKGEKLGILEMRRHYTNYFRGMPNFKPYRTQMVTVESLAEVMGILDEVGSVYADYQF, from the coding sequence GTGGTAAAGATAGGAAACTTAGAAATCGGTGAATTCCCCTTATTATTGGCGCCTATGGAAGACGTCAGTGATCCGCCTTTTCGTGCAGTGTGCAAGGAGAATGGGGCTGATTTGATGTATACAGAATTTATCAGCTCTGAGGGCTTGATTCGGGATGCAGCAAAGAGCGTTCAAAAACTGGATATTTTCGAATACGAACGTCCCATCGGTATTCAAATATTTGGAAATGATATAGAATCCATGCGAGAGGCTGCGGCTATTGCAGAAGCTGCGGGCCCAGATATCCTGGATATCAATTATGGATGCCCTGTTCATAAAGTAGCCTGCAAAGGTGCTGGTGCAGGTATTCTATTGGATATTGATAAAATGGTCTCCATGACTGCCGAAATTGTCAAAGCTGTCAAAATTCCAGTAACTGTCAAGACGCGTCTTGGCTGGTCTCATGACACGATCCGAATTGTAGAGGTAGCTGAGCGTCTACAAGATGTAGGCATTCAGGCGATTTCCATTCATGCCCGTACACGGCAGCAAATGTATAAAGGAGAGGCCGATTGGTCTTACTTGAATCAGGTTAAAGCGAATCCACGTCTGCATATACCTGTATTTGGTAATGGAGATATTGATAGTCCTGAAAAAGCGTTGGAATATAAGCAAAAGTACGATGTGGATGGAATGATGATCGGGCGGGCCTCTATTGGTTATCCTTGGATTTTCAACGAAATCAAGCATTACTTAGCTACTGGCGAAAAACTCGCGGGTCCAGATATGGAGGATCGTATCCGCGTGACCAAAAAACATTTGGAGTTTTCGGTCAAATGGAAGGGTGAGAAATTAGGGATTTTGGAAATGAGAAGGCATTACACCAACTATTTTCGAGGCATGCCTAACTTTAAACCCTACAGAACACAGATGGTTACAGTAGAGTCTTTGGCAGAAGTGATGGGGATTTTGGATGAAGTTGGGTCTGTTTATGCCGATTATCAATTTTAA
- a CDS encoding ThuA domain-containing protein, translated as MQRFVRFTTFFLLVFLLSLESPYAQSGAQFNVLVFSKTKGFRHQSIPDGVVALKKLARDNIFEIYTTEDEDFITGPNLARFDVLVLLSTTGTIFNETQKIAIQKFVQAGKGVVGIHSATDTEYDWPWYTELIGAQFLNHPHQQTVKLNVIDQNHPSTYHLPEKWVWSDEIYAFQNFNPKVRVLITADEKSYDAKQGMGDFHPIAWTNEFDGGRMFYTALGHTDWAFSNPDFMKHILGGIWWAAKGYQD; from the coding sequence ATGCAACGATTTGTGCGATTCACTACTTTTTTTCTTCTCGTATTTTTGCTTTCCCTAGAAAGTCCCTACGCCCAATCAGGAGCACAGTTCAACGTCTTAGTTTTCAGTAAAACCAAAGGTTTTCGACATCAATCTATCCCCGATGGAGTGGTCGCATTGAAAAAATTGGCAAGGGACAATATTTTTGAAATCTACACTACCGAAGATGAGGATTTTATTACTGGACCCAACCTTGCCAGATTTGATGTGCTTGTTTTATTAAGTACTACGGGCACTATTTTTAATGAAACCCAAAAAATTGCTATTCAAAAGTTTGTTCAGGCAGGAAAAGGAGTCGTCGGAATCCACAGCGCTACCGATACCGAATATGACTGGCCTTGGTATACGGAGTTGATTGGAGCACAGTTCCTCAATCATCCTCATCAACAAACTGTTAAATTGAACGTAATCGATCAAAATCACCCTTCGACTTATCATCTACCAGAAAAATGGGTGTGGTCTGATGAAATTTATGCTTTCCAAAATTTCAATCCAAAGGTCCGGGTGTTGATCACTGCTGATGAAAAAAGTTACGATGCCAAACAAGGTATGGGAGACTTTCATCCGATTGCTTGGACCAATGAATTTGATGGGGGACGGATGTTTTATACTGCGTTAGGCCATACCGATTGGGCCTTTTCCAATCCTGATTTCATGAAGCATATTTTGGGAGGTATTTGGTGGGCGGCTAAAGGATATCAGGATTAG